CGCATCGTGGTCGAAGGCCGGGCTTTTCCGGCCGGTCGCCGCAGTCACGAGGACGTATTCGCAGCCGTCCTTGCCGTCACGCCGATACCAGAAGCGACTGCCGCCCTCCAGCCAATGCGGTTCGACAGCCAGATTGCGCATTCTGGCAGCCAGTTCGGAAGGGAGTTGTCGCGCGACACGCGCCCACAGGTCTTCGCCGATGATCAAGAGCGGGCCTCCGGGGGATCGAGTGGATAGTGGCAGGAGACGTGGCGCCCCTCCTCCTGGCGCAAAGCCGGTGCCTCGTGATGGCATCTCTCCCTCGCGAAAGGACAGCGTCCGTGGAACTCGCACCCCCGTGGACGATCCCGCAGGCTGGGGATTTCGCCCTGCAGCTCGATGCGGCCCGCACGCGCGGCCGGATCGATGATCGGATTGGCTGAGAGGAGCGCGGCCGTGTAGGGATGGCGCGGGGCTTTCAGGATCTGCTGCGTATCCCCGATCTCCACGAACCGCCCGAGATACATGATCGCCATGCGGTCTGCCACGTGGCGTACGATGTTGAGGTTGTGGGTGATGATGAGGAAGGCGAGCCCGAGCCGTTGCCGCAGGTCGTTGACGAGATTCAGGACCTCGCTCTGGACCGAGACGTCCAGTCCGGCCGTCGGCTCGTCGGCGATGAGCAGGCGCGGTTCAAGCGCCAGCGCCCGCGCGATGCCGACGCGACGCGCCTGCCCCCCGGACAGTTCGTGCGGCCGGCGCTCGGCGAAGTCCGATGACAGGCCGACAAGCTTGAGAAGGCGCTCGACCTCGCCTTCTGCCAGTGGCTGGCCGTGAATCCGGAACGGTTCCTCGATGAGTCCGCGGACCGTGAACCGGGGGCTCAAGGAGTTCACGGCATCCTGGAAGATCATCGCCACGTCGCGGCGCAGGCTTTTCAGTTGCTTCCCGTGCATCGTGCCGACCTCGCGGCCATCGAACGAGACGGATCCGCTCACATTCCCGCCGAGCCCGGCAACGGCGCGCGCCAGCGTCGTTTTTCCCGATCCGGACTCGCCCACCAGCGCCATGGTCTGGCCCGCCGCGAGGTCGAAACCGACACCGGCAACGCCTTCGATATGTGTCGATCGGCCCGCGAGCCGATCGAACAGGCCACCGGTCGCAAAGCGGGCCGTCAGGTCGCGGACTTCGAGGAGCGCGCTCATGACTGGACCTCGAGCGGCGGTGCGTCCGCAAAATGGCAGCGCACCAGTCCCGACGCGCCGGCTGCGCGCGGAGCCGGCCGCTCGCGGCGGCAAATGCCCTGCACAAGAGGGCAGCGGTCCGCGAACACGCAGCCGTCCGGCAGGTCGATCAGGCTGGGCAACCCGCCACCGATGGACGGGAGGTGTCTGGTCTGCTCCGCGATCTGCGCGGGATCGCACGCAAGAAGGAGCTGCGTGTAAGGATGTCGCGGATTGCCGAACACGGCGTCGGTGGGCCCGCTTTCGACGAGTTCACCGGCATACATGATGTCCATTCGGTCGCAGAGTTCCGCCACGACGCCCAGATGATGCGTGATGAACAGGATCGCGCAGCCGATCTCCTGCTGAAGCTCGCGCAGCAGGTTTATGGTTGCGATCTCCAGCGTGGCGTCGAGCGCCGTGGTCGGTTCGTCGGCGATCAGCAGGTCGGGTTCCGCCATCAACGCCATGGCGATCGCGATGCGCTGGCGCATTCCTCCGGAAAGCTGGTGGGGATACTGGTCGATGCGCGTTTCGGGATCAGGGATGCGCACGCGTTGCAGCATGGTCACGGCGCGGGCGCGCTTGGCGCGTTGCGGCTCGCGGCGACGATACTGGATGTCGATCATCTGGCGTCCGATCGTCAGGACCGGGTTCAGCGTGCGCATCGGGTCCTGGAATACGACCGAGATGCGGTCGCCGAGGATGGAACGCATCCGGCGCGGCGGCATGTCGAGGAGGTCTTCGCCCATAAAGCGGATCGCACCCCCGCGCGGGCGCGCCGCATCAGGCAAGAGACGAAGCACGGATTGCATCAGTGTGGATTTTCCACAACCGGACTCGCCGACCAGGCCGACGATCTCTCCGCGCGCGATATCGAGGCTGACGTCGCGCAGCGCCTTGAGCGAACCCGCAGGTGTTGCGTAGTCGATGCTGAGGCCGTCGATCGCGAGCGTTGGCGCTGTCTGCATCATCGGTCGGCCAGCCTGGGATCGTAGGTGTCGCGCAACGCCTCGCCGACGAAGGTGAAGCCGAGCGCCGTGATGACGATAGGAAGCCCGCCGGCAATGACGATCCAGGCATTGTCGCGGATGAAGGAGAAACCGTCATGCAAGATGGTGCCCCAGGACGGGGTCGGCGGGCGAACGCCGAGGCCGAGAAAGCTCATTCCCGCTTCGATTCCGACAACGATCGGAATGTCCATCGCGGCGAGGATCAGGATCGGGCCGATGATGTTGGGCAGAACGTGCATGAAGACGATGCGCAGCCCGCCTGCGCCGAGCGCGCGCTCGGCCTCGATGAACTCGGCGTTTCGCAACGACAATGTCTGCGTGCGCACGACACGGGCATAGGCGGGGCCGTTGACCAGGACAACCACGAAGACGACCGCCCACAGGCTGGGACCCGTGATGGTGACGAGAACCAGAGCGAGCATGACGGTGGGCACGCTCTTCATCGCATCGAGGATCAGGAGAAGCAGATTGTCGACCCAGCGCGGACCGAAGCCCGCCGCAAGTCCGAGGATCGCCCCGAAGACCAGTGCCAGGATGGTCGATCCGATCGCGATCGCCAGGGCGATGCGCGCTCCATAGAGAACGCGGGTGAAAAGATCGCGTCCAAGATTGTCCGTACCCAGCCAATGCTGCGCGGACGGACCGGAGAAGCGCGACAACGGGTTCAGCGCCGAGGGATCGTGTGGCGTGAACCCGGCGAGCAGCGCCGCGAGTATCGTCACGACGACCATCGTCAGTCCGAGGGCGCCGAGCGGGTCGGCGATCATGCGAAAGAACGCGTTTCGGCGTCGCGCGTTTCGCCGCGGCGCGACGTCAGCTTGAAAGGCCATGTCGAACCCTCGGGTCGAGCCACGCGATCAGGAGATCGGCGACGAGGTTTACAAGCACGAAGAAGACGGTCGTGACGAGCACGGCGCCCGTGATGATGGGGTAGTTCCGCGCGATGATCGCGTCATAGACCAGCTTGCCGATGCCCGGGCGGCCGAACACGATCTCCGCGAAGACGGCCCCGGACAGCATCTGGCCGAAGCCGATGCCCAGAATGGTGATCGTCGGCAGGATCGCGATGCGCAACACGTAGTCGTACATGATCTTCTGCTGCGACAGGCCGAAGGCACGCGCCGTGCGGACATGGCTCTCGCCCATGACCTCCAGGACGGACGCACGCAGGATGCGCGCGGTGTATCCGATCCAGGCGAGGCCGAGAGCGAGCGAAGGAAGGACGAGGCGCCACAGCGTGTCGAAGCCTCCGCGTCCCGCGCCGATCGCCGGAAACCAGCCAAGCTGGATCGAGAAGACGAGCAGCAGATAGATCGCGATGAGGAAGGACGGCACCGCCATCACCGAGACGGAGAAGAGCGAGGTCAGCCGATCGAGCAGGCTGCCGCGATGGGTGGCCGACAGGACGCCGAGCGCGACGCCGGGAACGATCGCCACCACCATCGCCCCGGCAATCAGGCGCATCGTATCGGGAAGCTGCGCCATGATGATGCGCAGGACCGGTTCGCCGGAAATGACGTCGCGGCCGAGATCGCCCTGAAAGAGCGACCAGTAGAACAGACCGATCTGCATCCAGATGGGACTGTCGAGCCCCATGCGCTCGCGCAGTTCGGCGATCAGCGCCTCGCTTGCCCGCGGACCCAGCGCCACGCGCACCGGATCGCCGGGCACCGCATAGATCATCACGAACAGCGCCGCGACGACCAGTGCGACAACCGCGGCGGAGAGCGCCAGCCTCTTGAGCGCGTAGCCGATCATCCGACGCGGGTCATCCGCGACCGAACCGCGACAGGATCGGCGTCCCGTCCGGTCGCATCGCGGCGCGGATGCCAGGCGCCGTCAGCGTCGCGACGGGCTCGAAGGTGAGAAAGACGAAATCGCCGGATTCCTCCATGATCTCCTGCATGCGCACATAGATCGGCGCTCGACGAACCGGATCCATCTCGGCCGATGCCTCGCGATGCAAGCGGCCGAACTCCTCATTGTTGAAACGCTGCCAGTTCCAGACGCCGACCTGTTCGGGCGTGAACCAGACCGTCGCCCAGCTCGGGTCCGGCTGCATGGTGAAGCTGAACAGGAAGAGCTGGAGGTCGCGCCACTGGTCGCCGGCCGCCTCGACGCCCAGGCTCCAGTAGGTTCCGCTCTCATACTGGTCGATACGGACCGTGACGCCGATCTCGGCCAGCAGCGCCTGGATCACCTGCGCGGCTGCGAGGTCTTCCGTGGTCTGCTGGATGGCCAGCGAAACGGTCAGCCCGCTGACGCCGGCTTCGGCGAGAAGTTCGATCGCGCGCGCCGGATCGTGATCGTAGAGATTGGCCTCGCGGTGGCCGACGAGACCCGGCGCAATGATCCCCGCGGACGGCTTCGCCGAACCGAGATAGGCGGCATCCACCACCGCTTCGCGGGAGATGCCGTGCTGGATGGCGCGGCGAACGCGCTGGTCTTTGAACACTTCGTTCTCCTCGTTCATACCGAGCCAGTTGTAGTTCAGTCCGGTGAACTGGTCGAAACTCGCGTCGCGGGGCGGTGAACCCTGATAGCGGCCGATCGAAGAAATCGAGGTCTGGGCGTGATCCAGATCGCCGGCCTCGAAACCCAATTCGGCGGTCTTGGGGTCCTCTATCGGGATCAGTTCGATCTCGTCGAATTCCACCTCGTAGAGCGTGAAGTCGGGATTGCGCTCCAGGACGAGGCGCGTGCGTGGCTGCCACTCGCGAATCCGGTAGGGGCCGGAATAGACGGGCGGCTCCGTCGAAAAACGCCCGCCGGCGGCTTCGATCGCCGCGCGAGGCAGGATGACGCCGCTGACACCGGGCAGCGTCGAGGTGAAGAGCGGCGCGAACGGCGCTTTGAGAACGATGGTTCCAGTGTAGCGTCCGGTCACGTCCACATGATCGAGTTGCGCCCAGTCGTCGGCATAGGGCGATTTCGTCTCGGGGTCGGCGATGCGCTCCCACGAGAACTTGGCATCCTCCGCGGTCATCTCGCCATAGTCGCCCGAATAGGCGATCCCTTCGTTCAACTCGAATTCGACATGCGTGTCATCGATCTGCTCGACACGCTTGAACGCCAGCGGAACGGTGTCGAAACTCTCGGTGCCGGTCTCGAACTGCATTGAGAAGGCGAAGAGGCACTCGATAACCAGTGCATCGGATGCAGACGTCCAGAATGCAGGGTCCAGATTGGATATGTCCGCATAAAGACGGGCTCTCAGGCGACCGCCGTCGCCCTCTACCTGGGCGAGCGCCCGGTGAGCCGGCAACGCCAGACCTGCGGCTCCCGCTGCCAGACCGCCGAGCACGCGGCGTCTGTTCAGTTCGAAGGGGAATGTCGTCATGGCGCTTTTCCTCGTTTGTCGTTTGGTCGGTTCAGACCCGTGGCACGCTGTCCTGATAGTCGCGGTGGAAGACCATCCGTTCTCCCTCGAAGGCTTCCAGCCGCTGCGTTACGTAGAAATTCTGTATGTCGGCCCACATGCGCGTGGTCACCACGGTGCGCGTCTCCCAGTCGCCGCGCCCCATCGTGCGATCCCAGACGATGTTGACCTGCGCGCTGGCGGGGTCGTTCCTGCGAATGCTCCAGATTTCCTGGATCTGACTTCCGGTCACCAGATCGGTCGTCAGATCGCGCGTCCTTGGCACCGTTCCCGAAATCACGATGCGCGTTTCGCCGGTGGTCATGTCGGTTTCGACCCGTTTTGCGCCCTCGGCGACGCCCACGACTTCGACCGGCAATGCGGGCGCGCCGGCGGGTTCGGGAAACGCGCGCTCGTCCGCATCGGCGGTCGGGCGCACCGGTAAGACCAGTTCGCCTGCGGACAATGTCGCGGTGACAGGCTCGGCTTCGGGCCAGATGAAGGGCCACAGGCTCGTCGACACAGCCACACGCAGACGATGTCCCTCCGGGAGGCGATAGGCGATTTCGTCCAACGCGAAGTCGATCTCGACCTCTTCGCCGGGCACCAGATCCTGCGGGTGTTCGCGATTGGCGCGGTGACGGAGATTGAGGCAGCCCATCGTGATCAATGCCGAGGTTCCGTCCGGCCGCAGATCGCAAAGCCGAACGGCGATCTGCGCACGAGGCCGGTCGCAGGCGATTTTCAACCTGATGCGTGGCGCGCCGACGATGTCGGTGGCCTCGGTCGCCTCCGCCGAATCGAAGCACAGCGACAGAGCGTCGTCGGCTCTCTGGTCGTCCGGCAGTTCCCCGGGGCCGAAACCGAAGGGGAAATATTCGCCCTGAGTCATGCCGCAAGCCGTGGCCGGATGGACATGCAGACGGAAGGCGCGCGGAGGGGCGTCGCCGATTGTGCCTGAGCCGAGATACATGGTTCGCGCCTCGATGCGCAGCGACGGCCACTCGGCCTCTGTGATCCATCGGCCCGGCCGATACGCAAATGACGTTTCGGGATGAACACTGTCCATCAACCAGGCGGTGTAGGCCGGGTCGTTGTCGACGCCGGTATCGATGTTTTTCAGCCAGCGGTCCCACCAGCGCAGCGCCTCCTGAAGGAAGCCGATCTGCGGTCCCGGCACGGCGAGGTGCGGGTATTTGTGATTCCAGGGGCCAACGATGCCCTTGACCGGAGAACTCAGGTTTCGCACCAGATGCGATATCGTGTTGCGATATCCGTCATGCCAGCCGCCGACGCTGAGCACGGCGGCATCGATCGCCGGATAGTCTTCGCAGATCGAGCCATGGCGCCAATACGCGTCGCGATGCTGATGCGTGAGCCAGTTACGCGCCAGGAACGGCGTGTTTTCCAGCCGGGCGATCCAGCTCTCTTTCCATCCGTCTCCGACGATCTCCGGGTCGGGCGGCATCGAAAACCACGAGGTGGCCGTCGCCGCCCAGCCGATGTTTTCGCCGAGCATGCAGCCGCCCTTGTAGTGGATGTCGTCGGCGTAACGGTCCACGCTGGAGCAAACGGTCACGACCGCCTTGAGCGGTTCGGGCCGTAGCGCCGCAACCTGGAGCGAGTTGAAACCGCCCCACGAAATTCCCATCATGCCAACCTGGCCGGAGCACCAATCCTGATCGGCGATCCATGCGATGGTGTCGAGCGCGTCACGCAGTTCCTGAGGGGAATATTCGTCGTCGAAAAGACCTTCCGAGTCGCCGCACCCCCGCATGTCGACACGCAGGCAGGCATAGCCGTGGGAGGCGAAATAGGGATGGTTTATCTGATCGCGTGCAGCCGTGCCGTCGCGCTTGCGGTAGGGCAGGAACTCCAGGATGGCCGGCACGCGGCGTTCGGTGGCATCCTGCGGCA
This portion of the Mesorhizobium sp. CAU 1732 genome encodes:
- a CDS encoding ABC transporter ATP-binding protein, which codes for MQTAPTLAIDGLSIDYATPAGSLKALRDVSLDIARGEIVGLVGESGCGKSTLMQSVLRLLPDAARPRGGAIRFMGEDLLDMPPRRMRSILGDRISVVFQDPMRTLNPVLTIGRQMIDIQYRRREPQRAKRARAVTMLQRVRIPDPETRIDQYPHQLSGGMRQRIAIAMALMAEPDLLIADEPTTALDATLEIATINLLRELQQEIGCAILFITHHLGVVAELCDRMDIMYAGELVESGPTDAVFGNPRHPYTQLLLACDPAQIAEQTRHLPSIGGGLPSLIDLPDGCVFADRCPLVQGICRRERPAPRAAGASGLVRCHFADAPPLEVQS
- a CDS encoding ABC transporter ATP-binding protein, with amino-acid sequence MSALLEVRDLTARFATGGLFDRLAGRSTHIEGVAGVGFDLAAGQTMALVGESGSGKTTLARAVAGLGGNVSGSVSFDGREVGTMHGKQLKSLRRDVAMIFQDAVNSLSPRFTVRGLIEEPFRIHGQPLAEGEVERLLKLVGLSSDFAERRPHELSGGQARRVGIARALALEPRLLIADEPTAGLDVSVQSEVLNLVNDLRQRLGLAFLIITHNLNIVRHVADRMAIMYLGRFVEIGDTQQILKAPRHPYTAALLSANPIIDPAARAGRIELQGEIPSLRDRPRGCEFHGRCPFARERCHHEAPALRQEEGRHVSCHYPLDPPEARS
- a CDS encoding ABC transporter substrate-binding protein; its protein translation is MTTFPFELNRRRVLGGLAAGAAGLALPAHRALAQVEGDGGRLRARLYADISNLDPAFWTSASDALVIECLFAFSMQFETGTESFDTVPLAFKRVEQIDDTHVEFELNEGIAYSGDYGEMTAEDAKFSWERIADPETKSPYADDWAQLDHVDVTGRYTGTIVLKAPFAPLFTSTLPGVSGVILPRAAIEAAGGRFSTEPPVYSGPYRIREWQPRTRLVLERNPDFTLYEVEFDEIELIPIEDPKTAELGFEAGDLDHAQTSISSIGRYQGSPPRDASFDQFTGLNYNWLGMNEENEVFKDQRVRRAIQHGISREAVVDAAYLGSAKPSAGIIAPGLVGHREANLYDHDPARAIELLAEAGVSGLTVSLAIQQTTEDLAAAQVIQALLAEIGVTVRIDQYESGTYWSLGVEAAGDQWRDLQLFLFSFTMQPDPSWATVWFTPEQVGVWNWQRFNNEEFGRLHREASAEMDPVRRAPIYVRMQEIMEESGDFVFLTFEPVATLTAPGIRAAMRPDGTPILSRFGRG
- a CDS encoding ABC transporter permease, giving the protein MIGYALKRLALSAAVVALVVAALFVMIYAVPGDPVRVALGPRASEALIAELRERMGLDSPIWMQIGLFYWSLFQGDLGRDVISGEPVLRIIMAQLPDTMRLIAGAMVVAIVPGVALGVLSATHRGSLLDRLTSLFSVSVMAVPSFLIAIYLLLVFSIQLGWFPAIGAGRGGFDTLWRLVLPSLALGLAWIGYTARILRASVLEVMGESHVRTARAFGLSQQKIMYDYVLRIAILPTITILGIGFGQMLSGAVFAEIVFGRPGIGKLVYDAIIARNYPIITGAVLVTTVFFVLVNLVADLLIAWLDPRVRHGLSS
- a CDS encoding ABC transporter permease, encoding MAFQADVAPRRNARRRNAFFRMIADPLGALGLTMVVVTILAALLAGFTPHDPSALNPLSRFSGPSAQHWLGTDNLGRDLFTRVLYGARIALAIAIGSTILALVFGAILGLAAGFGPRWVDNLLLLILDAMKSVPTVMLALVLVTITGPSLWAVVFVVVLVNGPAYARVVRTQTLSLRNAEFIEAERALGAGGLRIVFMHVLPNIIGPILILAAMDIPIVVGIEAGMSFLGLGVRPPTPSWGTILHDGFSFIRDNAWIVIAGGLPIVITALGFTFVGEALRDTYDPRLADR
- a CDS encoding CocE/NonD family hydrolase yields the protein MISSTCNPVSLAAVVEDPDMGIVLPDGTRLSARVWMPQDATERRVPAILEFLPYRKRDGTAARDQINHPYFASHGYACLRVDMRGCGDSEGLFDDEYSPQELRDALDTIAWIADQDWCSGQVGMMGISWGGFNSLQVAALRPEPLKAVVTVCSSVDRYADDIHYKGGCMLGENIGWAATATSWFSMPPDPEIVGDGWKESWIARLENTPFLARNWLTHQHRDAYWRHGSICEDYPAIDAAVLSVGGWHDGYRNTISHLVRNLSSPVKGIVGPWNHKYPHLAVPGPQIGFLQEALRWWDRWLKNIDTGVDNDPAYTAWLMDSVHPETSFAYRPGRWITEAEWPSLRIEARTMYLGSGTIGDAPPRAFRLHVHPATACGMTQGEYFPFGFGPGELPDDQRADDALSLCFDSAEATEATDIVGAPRIRLKIACDRPRAQIAVRLCDLRPDGTSALITMGCLNLRHRANREHPQDLVPGEEVEIDFALDEIAYRLPEGHRLRVAVSTSLWPFIWPEAEPVTATLSAGELVLPVRPTADADERAFPEPAGAPALPVEVVGVAEGAKRVETDMTTGETRIVISGTVPRTRDLTTDLVTGSQIQEIWSIRRNDPASAQVNIVWDRTMGRGDWETRTVVTTRMWADIQNFYVTQRLEAFEGERMVFHRDYQDSVPRV